One part of the Thiothrix nivea DSM 5205 genome encodes these proteins:
- a CDS encoding glycosyltransferase, translating into MRILMVSDVYFPRVNGVSTSIQAFRQALTAAGHHVTLIAPDYGQTVEDEVGIIRISSRNVIVDPEDRI; encoded by the coding sequence ATGCGTATACTGATGGTTTCCGACGTGTATTTTCCGCGCGTCAACGGTGTTTCCACCTCCATTCAGGCATTCCGGCAGGCGCTGACAGCGGCAGGCCACCACGTCACCCTGATTGCGCCGGACTATGGGCAAACGGTGGAGGATGAGGTGGGCATCATCCGCATCAGCTCACGCAATGTGATTGTCGACCCGGAAGACCGCATATAG
- a CDS encoding type II secretion system protein N — MMNKIGLILLAFLLSACGDGGVDNAATDTGTTSAAVPGMGLTGERANPVLFSNPYPQIPAQCYIETSRGTQNACQYCHTNAAYQAGLGNNNPQAGLEARIGNLQIEYAFAPYETTSPLATVNRWENTLKPETLRQVVAALGIDTTAWDMRTYVRSDNWQTAYNQRPGDPKQWDAGMQSPFRLFPGLDPADLPANSDGFVRSQQAQNGFFSDTEGWLTGWRAINFMPYGIFTPMTGSVSGIYIRLPEKFMQREDGSFELATYAQNLDLLERSIQGRLLPTDSKTYQGMAKSVPVEAGLYPLGTEFAHPLHYVDVRADGTDASISPFPGTRSHRVKEVRYMYKARDWQPSQFRPGEKSEGAGIYGNDAQGWVDNGAGWLLAGYIEDKDGALRPQTREEMTQCIGCHSGITRTEFPTFTSGTGNTVDSTWAMPRKFAGELGWQEMNYLLYKADRHADETAVPGKAGQGDPLNRDLDQGELAYFLDTVVGASLYGDMPQAIENVLSQHIRTANGYSADWPVLDTLSAQGFQQAQALRQQLMREFTAKGGYLETDGSIRGGLLYPPERAALAAAARYRQVVVSQRYNKGKDVFPETPVTFRHFRDPAQPLTRVDGTPYQTGEVITERPVELDNPASLTYRVGNSQTGIDAAHLYPEGNYNPDYLPLLKFPLEFTPAPAGAAQSRPDWQAIPLTRLPLSLKGMLGLPGGQGFAVIEQQGQQFLAQSGKTLSAQPGVQLLEVGERYALLKNGEALEKLELGVATRTDTPVTAPAIAADELEQVDLKAFRDNAAVDPYRLFDAVQPEPVVAGGKLAGYRLAPGADPVLFVKAGLKVGDVLLAVNGVKLESEEQAFKLLEQYAGAIQLSLTLQRGKEEINLPVNFQES; from the coding sequence GTGATGAACAAAATCGGGTTAATCCTGCTGGCTTTCCTGTTAAGCGCCTGCGGTGACGGTGGCGTGGACAATGCCGCAACGGATACGGGTACAACATCGGCAGCTGTTCCCGGTATGGGTCTGACGGGCGAACGCGCCAACCCGGTGCTGTTCAGCAACCCCTACCCGCAGATCCCCGCCCAGTGTTACATCGAAACCTCGCGTGGTACGCAGAACGCCTGCCAGTATTGCCATACCAACGCCGCCTATCAGGCAGGGCTGGGCAACAATAACCCGCAAGCCGGTCTGGAAGCGCGGATCGGCAACCTGCAAATCGAATATGCCTTTGCCCCGTATGAAACCACTTCCCCACTGGCAACCGTCAACCGCTGGGAAAATACCCTCAAGCCGGAAACCCTGCGGCAAGTGGTGGCAGCACTGGGGATTGATACCACCGCCTGGGATATGCGTACCTACGTGCGTAGTGACAACTGGCAAACCGCTTACAATCAACGCCCCGGCGACCCCAAACAATGGGATGCAGGCATGCAATCGCCATTCCGCCTGTTCCCCGGCCTCGACCCGGCGGATTTGCCCGCCAACAGCGACGGTTTCGTGCGCAGCCAGCAAGCCCAAAACGGCTTTTTCAGCGATACAGAAGGCTGGCTCACCGGCTGGCGCGCCATCAACTTCATGCCCTACGGCATTTTCACCCCGATGACAGGCTCGGTGTCGGGCATCTACATCCGCTTGCCGGAAAAATTCATGCAGCGTGAGGATGGCAGCTTTGAACTCGCCACTTACGCACAAAACCTCGATTTGCTGGAACGCTCCATCCAGGGGCGTTTGTTGCCGACCGACAGCAAAACCTACCAGGGCATGGCGAAAAGCGTGCCGGTGGAAGCAGGCTTATATCCGTTGGGAACCGAGTTTGCCCACCCGCTGCATTACGTCGATGTGCGGGCGGATGGTACAGACGCCAGCATCAGCCCGTTCCCGGGAACCCGCAGCCACCGGGTCAAGGAAGTGCGCTACATGTACAAGGCGCGAGACTGGCAGCCCAGCCAGTTCCGCCCCGGTGAGAAATCTGAAGGTGCGGGCATCTACGGCAATGACGCACAGGGCTGGGTGGACAACGGCGCAGGCTGGCTGCTGGCGGGTTACATCGAAGACAAGGATGGTGCGTTGCGCCCGCAAACCCGCGAGGAAATGACCCAGTGCATCGGCTGCCACAGCGGCATTACCCGCACCGAATTCCCTACCTTCACCTCCGGTACCGGCAATACGGTGGACAGTACCTGGGCGATGCCACGCAAATTCGCCGGGGAGCTGGGCTGGCAGGAAATGAATTACCTGCTGTACAAGGCTGACCGCCATGCGGATGAAACTGCTGTGCCGGGTAAGGCGGGGCAGGGCGACCCGCTCAACCGCGATCTCGACCAGGGAGAGCTTGCCTATTTCCTCGATACCGTGGTGGGGGCAAGCCTCTACGGCGACATGCCGCAGGCCATTGAAAATGTGCTGAGCCAGCATATCCGCACAGCCAACGGCTACAGCGCCGATTGGCCGGTGCTGGATACCCTGAGCGCGCAAGGTTTCCAGCAAGCCCAGGCATTGCGGCAACAACTGATGCGCGAGTTCACCGCCAAAGGTGGTTATCTGGAAACTGACGGCAGCATCAGGGGTGGCCTGTTGTACCCGCCGGAACGCGCTGCGCTGGCCGCCGCTGCCCGTTACCGGCAGGTGGTCGTCAGCCAGCGCTACAACAAGGGCAAGGATGTATTCCCGGAAACCCCGGTCACGTTCCGCCATTTCCGTGACCCGGCGCAACCGCTGACCCGCGTGGATGGCACACCGTACCAGACGGGTGAAGTCATCACCGAACGCCCGGTCGAGCTGGATAACCCTGCCAGCCTGACCTATCGCGTAGGTAACAGTCAGACCGGTATTGATGCAGCTCATCTTTACCCGGAGGGTAATTACAACCCCGACTATCTACCGCTGCTGAAATTCCCGCTGGAATTTACCCCCGCTCCCGCAGGTGCAGCGCAAAGCCGCCCTGATTGGCAGGCTATTCCTTTGACCCGACTGCCCTTGAGTTTGAAAGGAATGCTGGGTTTGCCAGGTGGACAGGGTTTTGCCGTGATTGAACAGCAGGGGCAACAATTCCTGGCGCAAAGCGGTAAAACGCTCTCCGCGCAGCCAGGCGTGCAATTGCTGGAAGTGGGTGAACGTTACGCCCTGTTAAAAAATGGCGAGGCGCTGGAAAAGCTGGAACTGGGTGTTGCTACCAGAACAGATACACCGGTAACAGCCCCGGCGATAGCGGCGGATGAGCTGGAGCAGGTTGACCTGAAGGCGTTCCGTGACAATGCGGCTGTTGACCCTTACCGCCTGTTTGATGCGGTACAGCCGGAACCGGTGGTGGCTGGCGGCAAGTTGGCCGGTTACCGGTTGGCACCGGGTGCTGACCCGGTGTTGTTCGTCAAGGCTGGCCTTAAAGTTGGTGATGTATTGCTGGCGGTTAACGGCGTCAAGTTGGAAAGCGAGGAACAAGCGTTCAAGCTGCTGGAACAGTATGCCGGTGCCATCCAGTTGAGCTTGACCTTGCAACGCGGCAAGGAAGAAATCAACCTGCCGGTCAATTTCCAGGAGTCCTGA
- a CDS encoding PhoX family protein, with protein MKYLKISSVALAVAAALVGCGDDNNSSSSSSSSSSVKSVEFSSMPAPTTADKMAVTHSSSVAKVTYSDGTSKDYPLTYNKLFGVKDKVGGNANAAGQLYNYKMEPIMDPYNQPVIAETPDANSLLKVGGNLFLVSHLEYDWLLSDGSDAYKVANWYTRMPMSMLLTGITQATDGKLSVKSQKPLDFSGVDGLWIPCFGSQTPWNTHLGSEEDYDLQYNPLNTSGYATTTAGLKALNEVYYKNEKTANPYNHGIIPEVTVKEDGSTTIVKHYAMGRGTWEMSKVMPDGKTAYMGDDGTHGFMLMFVADKAGDLSAGTIYAAKWTQTSADAGGKANLTWVKLGSGTDADIKALADAATFETIFDAVAPTAGTCPTGYTRVRAGSTADECLTVKAGQDKAAAFLESRRYAALKGATTEFTKMEGIAVNDKDKRLYVAISAIRDSMTDGADEPANDIKLKKVSSGATYSADLKGGQKDTSGAAINSEYVATNMYVEAALLGEDIAADALGNTANPDKVANTDNIFFSEKMRTLFIGEDSGMHVNNFVWAYNVDTKKLSRVLSAVAGAENTGLQVVDDMNGYAYIMSNSQHHGDWSTGKNAEVDKALATIDKFDANIGYIGGLPAIK; from the coding sequence ATGAAATACCTGAAAATCAGCTCGGTAGCCTTGGCTGTGGCTGCTGCCTTGGTTGGCTGTGGCGATGACAACAACAGTAGCTCTTCCTCCAGCAGCAGTTCCAGTGTCAAATCCGTTGAATTCAGTAGTATGCCTGCCCCTACAACTGCCGACAAAATGGCGGTTACCCACTCTTCCTCCGTCGCTAAAGTCACTTACAGCGACGGCACCAGCAAGGATTACCCCCTGACCTATAACAAGCTGTTTGGCGTAAAAGACAAGGTGGGCGGTAACGCCAATGCGGCTGGCCAACTTTACAACTACAAGATGGAACCGATCATGGATCCATACAACCAGCCGGTTATCGCGGAAACTCCGGACGCCAACAGCCTGCTGAAGGTCGGCGGCAACCTGTTCCTGGTTTCCCATCTGGAATATGACTGGCTGCTGTCTGATGGTTCTGACGCTTACAAAGTGGCCAATTGGTATACCCGTATGCCGATGTCCATGTTGCTGACCGGCATCACACAAGCTACTGACGGCAAGCTGTCGGTCAAATCCCAGAAGCCACTGGATTTCTCTGGCGTTGATGGCCTGTGGATTCCTTGCTTCGGTTCCCAGACCCCGTGGAATACCCATCTGGGCTCTGAGGAAGATTACGACCTCCAGTACAACCCGTTGAACACCAGCGGTTACGCCACTACTACTGCTGGGCTGAAAGCGCTGAACGAGGTCTATTACAAGAACGAAAAGACCGCCAACCCTTACAACCACGGCATCATTCCTGAAGTGACCGTGAAGGAAGACGGTTCCACCACCATCGTCAAGCACTACGCCATGGGTCGTGGTACCTGGGAAATGTCCAAGGTGATGCCGGATGGCAAGACTGCCTACATGGGCGATGATGGCACACACGGTTTCATGCTGATGTTCGTGGCTGACAAGGCTGGCGATTTGTCCGCTGGTACTATCTATGCGGCCAAGTGGACACAAACCTCTGCTGACGCGGGCGGTAAGGCCAACCTGACCTGGGTCAAGCTGGGCAGCGGTACGGATGCCGACATCAAGGCGCTGGCTGATGCGGCTACCTTTGAAACCATCTTCGATGCCGTTGCGCCAACCGCCGGTACTTGCCCAACTGGCTACACTCGCGTCCGTGCTGGTTCCACGGCTGACGAATGCCTGACCGTGAAAGCGGGTCAGGACAAGGCGGCTGCTTTCCTCGAATCCCGCCGTTACGCAGCACTCAAGGGCGCGACCACTGAATTCACCAAAATGGAAGGCATCGCTGTCAACGACAAGGACAAGCGCCTGTACGTGGCCATTTCCGCCATCCGCGACAGCATGACCGATGGCGCTGACGAACCGGCCAACGACATCAAGCTGAAGAAAGTCTCTTCTGGTGCGACCTACTCGGCTGACCTGAAAGGCGGTCAGAAAGACACGTCTGGCGCTGCCATCAACTCCGAATACGTCGCCACCAACATGTATGTTGAAGCAGCCCTGCTGGGTGAAGACATCGCTGCTGACGCGCTGGGCAACACCGCCAACCCGGACAAGGTTGCTAATACCGACAACATTTTCTTCTCCGAAAAGATGCGCACCCTGTTCATCGGTGAAGACTCCGGTATGCACGTCAACAACTTCGTGTGGGCTTACAACGTCGACACCAAGAAGCTGAGCCGCGTGCTGAGCGCGGTTGCGGGTGCTGAAAACACCGGCCTGCAAGTGGTGGACGACATGAATGGTTATGCCTACATCATGAGCAACAGCCAGCACCACGGCGACTGGTCTACTGGCAAGAACGCGGAAGTCGACAAGGCTCTGGCCACTATCGACAAGTTCGACGCCAATATTGGTTACATTGGCGGCCTGCCTGCCATCAAGTAA
- a CDS encoding substrate-binding domain-containing protein: MKKILGILILLAVAAGVIIATQMDWGSLQRTQTVKQDWVDVNIYYGGEKSRFLANPQTQKTLEKYKVRLNAAKAGSIEMATQLPTEGKDCLWPSNQIAVELARQAGKPVLADTNIFNSPMVFYAWRPVTEAFIKAGAAKRENGVISVDTAKLVELVQRQKRWKEDLGLDVYGALKIFSTDPRNSNSGNMWAGLLANTLNNGNVASAADLPKVLPAVQAYFRAMGYMEHSSGDIFENFLKQGMGARPIIMGYENQLVEFVIEHQEYRDVIRDKIDILYPTPTVFASHPLISLTGNCKRLEMALQDQDLQALAWKEHGFRSGLLGVSNSPDVLNVGGIPETVNQVMPLPEATVMQQIIDALE, translated from the coding sequence ATGAAAAAAATACTGGGAATCCTGATACTGCTGGCGGTTGCCGCTGGCGTCATTATCGCCACACAAATGGATTGGGGCAGCCTGCAACGCACGCAAACCGTCAAGCAGGACTGGGTGGACGTGAACATTTACTACGGCGGTGAAAAATCCCGTTTCCTCGCCAACCCGCAAACGCAGAAGACGTTGGAAAAATACAAGGTGCGCCTCAACGCCGCCAAGGCGGGCAGCATCGAGATGGCGACCCAGTTGCCGACCGAGGGCAAGGATTGCCTGTGGCCATCCAACCAGATCGCGGTGGAGCTGGCGCGGCAGGCGGGCAAGCCAGTGCTGGCCGATACCAATATTTTCAACTCGCCGATGGTGTTCTATGCGTGGCGGCCAGTGACTGAGGCTTTCATCAAAGCCGGTGCTGCCAAACGTGAAAATGGCGTTATTTCTGTCGATACCGCCAAGCTGGTGGAACTGGTGCAGCGGCAAAAGCGCTGGAAAGAGGATTTGGGGTTGGATGTTTACGGTGCGCTGAAAATCTTCTCCACCGATCCGCGCAATTCCAACTCCGGCAACATGTGGGCAGGCTTGCTGGCGAACACGCTCAATAATGGCAATGTGGCATCAGCGGCGGATTTGCCCAAAGTGCTGCCAGCGGTACAGGCGTATTTCCGCGCCATGGGTTACATGGAACACAGTTCCGGCGATATTTTCGAGAATTTCCTCAAGCAGGGGATGGGCGCCCGCCCGATCATCATGGGCTATGAAAACCAGTTGGTGGAATTTGTGATCGAGCACCAGGAATACCGTGATGTCATCCGCGACAAGATCGACATCCTCTACCCGACGCCGACGGTATTCGCCAGCCACCCGCTGATTTCCCTGACCGGCAACTGCAAGCGGCTGGAAATGGCCTTGCAGGATCAGGACTTGCAGGCGCTGGCGTGGAAGGAACACGGCTTCCGCAGCGGCTTGCTGGGCGTTAGCAACAGCCCGGATGTGCTGAATGTGGGTGGTATCCCCGAAACCGTCAATCAGGTCATGCCGCTGCCGGAGGCAACTGTCATGCAACAAATCATTGATGCGCTGGAATAA
- a CDS encoding 5-bromo-4-chloroindolyl phosphate hydrolysis family protein, translating into MLKLKELWRQILAGVLAAGVFSAVYLGFSLVWWAALLAGFAVYAASLLLIERAPEDSEVYVYANLTQEDINAAVRQCLQAAKDLHAASKANRIDADTAVALERMAQLVEEIGNNYREDARDLKHSRNFTNHYLPKILELVKDYVALSNRTVTDSAQQRLQQVGGVIRGYLPNVQTIHNACLENDFEKLELETSVLGDVMKLAIPAAKETIR; encoded by the coding sequence ATGCTGAAACTGAAGGAACTGTGGCGGCAAATCCTGGCTGGCGTGTTGGCTGCCGGGGTGTTCTCGGCGGTTTACCTCGGTTTCAGCCTGGTGTGGTGGGCGGCGCTGCTGGCCGGTTTCGCGGTCTACGCCGCCAGCCTGCTGCTGATTGAACGTGCGCCGGAAGATAGCGAAGTCTACGTTTACGCCAACCTCACCCAGGAAGACATCAACGCCGCCGTGCGCCAGTGCTTGCAGGCAGCCAAGGATCTACACGCCGCCAGCAAGGCCAACCGCATCGACGCCGACACCGCCGTGGCGCTGGAACGCATGGCGCAACTGGTGGAGGAAATCGGCAACAATTACCGTGAAGACGCCCGCGACCTCAAACACAGCCGCAATTTCACCAACCACTACCTGCCGAAAATACTGGAACTGGTGAAGGATTATGTCGCCCTCAGCAACCGCACCGTCACCGATTCCGCCCAGCAACGCCTGCAACAGGTGGGCGGCGTTATCCGTGGCTATTTGCCGAATGTGCAGACCATCCACAACGCCTGCCTGGAAAACGATTTTGAGAAACTGGAGCTGGAAACCTCCGTGCTCGGTGACGTGATGAAACTCGCCATCCCTGCCGCCAAGGAAACGATCCGATGA
- a CDS encoding substrate-binding domain-containing protein, producing MQKFKWIIFAVIAFFLIKGFFLDGKRTQQVSIDPASADLVIVSGSENKELQAIIDAWADGVGKKVAVVYKGSVDIYRSLQQGAAMPCDAVWPANHLWIELGDTQKVVKHEQSIMRSPVVLGLKKSIAQQLGWDQREVRIQDILDAAEQQRFRLAMTSATQSNSGASAYLGFLYAMAGYPDTLTMQHLQDPAVREKVKRLLSTTNRSSGSSGWLKEALVEHPDRFDAMFNYEALIIEANHALTKQGQEPLYAIYPQDGLSVADSPLGFVDKGDKVKEELFLKLQQYLLSDKVQQQIEGMGRRTGLLGMTVANPDKTIWNPDWGINTDKTIASIPTPQQAVIQEAFNIYQTDLRKPSLTVWVLDVSGSMSGQGIHDLKQAMTTLLDPVQASEHLLQPGAKDVTFIIPFNGSVQAVWKVEGNDPAQLATVLNHVQSLQASGGTDLYEGLVTALQQLRYYDAEGTLWNYLPAIVAMTDGRSDDTNLFAFQDALRALPFAGDVPIHAIAFGDADERQLEALTSQSVGRFFKVKDDLPGVLREAKGYN from the coding sequence ATGCAAAAATTCAAATGGATTATTTTCGCGGTTATCGCCTTTTTCCTGATCAAGGGTTTTTTCTTGGATGGCAAACGCACCCAGCAAGTCAGCATTGACCCTGCCAGCGCCGATCTGGTGATTGTTTCTGGTTCAGAAAACAAGGAGTTGCAAGCTATCATCGATGCCTGGGCGGATGGCGTGGGCAAAAAGGTCGCCGTGGTCTACAAGGGCAGCGTCGACATTTACCGTAGCCTGCAACAGGGCGCTGCCATGCCCTGCGATGCGGTTTGGCCCGCCAACCATTTGTGGATTGAGTTGGGTGACACGCAGAAAGTCGTCAAACACGAGCAATCCATCATGCGTTCCCCGGTTGTTCTTGGCCTGAAAAAATCCATTGCGCAGCAACTCGGTTGGGACCAGCGCGAGGTGCGCATTCAGGACATCCTCGACGCCGCCGAGCAGCAGCGTTTCCGGCTGGCCATGACTTCCGCCACCCAGTCGAATTCGGGGGCGAGCGCTTACCTCGGTTTCCTGTATGCCATGGCAGGCTACCCCGACACCCTGACCATGCAGCACCTGCAAGACCCGGCGGTGCGGGAAAAGGTCAAGCGCCTGCTGTCCACCACCAACCGTTCTTCCGGCAGTTCCGGCTGGCTGAAGGAAGCGCTGGTGGAACACCCCGACCGTTTCGACGCCATGTTCAACTACGAAGCGTTGATCATCGAAGCCAATCATGCACTGACAAAGCAGGGGCAGGAACCGCTTTACGCCATCTACCCGCAGGACGGCCTGTCGGTGGCGGATAGCCCGCTGGGCTTCGTTGACAAGGGTGACAAGGTCAAGGAAGAGCTGTTCCTCAAGCTGCAACAATACCTGTTGTCCGACAAGGTGCAACAGCAGATCGAAGGCATGGGTCGCCGCACCGGTCTGCTGGGCATGACGGTTGCCAATCCGGATAAAACCATCTGGAACCCGGATTGGGGCATCAACACCGACAAGACCATTGCCTCGATTCCGACCCCGCAGCAGGCGGTGATCCAGGAAGCCTTCAATATCTACCAGACCGACCTGCGCAAGCCCAGCCTGACGGTGTGGGTGCTGGATGTTTCCGGTAGCATGTCCGGCCAGGGTATCCACGACCTCAAGCAGGCCATGACTACCTTGCTGGATCCGGTGCAGGCCAGCGAGCACCTGCTCCAACCGGGGGCGAAGGACGTGACTTTCATCATTCCGTTTAACGGTAGCGTACAGGCGGTGTGGAAAGTGGAAGGCAATGACCCGGCGCAACTCGCCACGGTACTCAATCATGTGCAATCCCTACAGGCATCCGGCGGCACGGATTTGTATGAGGGTTTGGTAACAGCCCTGCAACAACTCCGTTACTATGACGCGGAAGGCACTTTGTGGAATTACCTGCCCGCGATTGTCGCCATGACGGACGGGCGTTCTGACGACACCAACCTGTTTGCGTTCCAGGATGCGCTGCGGGCGCTACCGTTTGCGGGTGACGTGCCGATCCACGCAATTGCTTTCGGCGATGCGGATGAACGCCAACTGGAAGCATTAACTTCGCAATCCGTCGGGCGCTTCTTCAAGGTCAAGGATGATTTGCCGGGCGTGCTGCGCGAAGCCAAGGGTTACAACTGA